The following proteins are co-located in the Rhodococcus opacus B4 genome:
- a CDS encoding DUF402 domain-containing protein, translating to MAGASTDIHPPKVEYFDLRDHTNTDPKGFVRHVDHYRVEPWGLYMARTADHRQFHYLESWLLPDLGLRASIFHYHPYHQRDQDHYVDVGTFTRGENVWKSEDHYLDLVIRTGRDTELLDVDELMEAHRTGLLDAATAEQAILTATTAIDGIAAHGHDLGGWLASIGMPIDWR from the coding sequence ATGGCAGGCGCGAGCACCGACATCCACCCACCGAAGGTCGAATACTTCGACCTCCGCGATCACACCAACACCGACCCCAAGGGTTTCGTCCGTCACGTCGACCACTACCGCGTCGAGCCGTGGGGGCTGTACATGGCACGCACCGCGGACCACCGGCAGTTCCACTACCTGGAGTCGTGGTTGCTTCCCGACCTGGGGCTGCGCGCGTCGATCTTCCACTACCACCCGTACCACCAGCGCGATCAGGACCACTACGTCGACGTCGGCACCTTCACCCGGGGCGAGAACGTGTGGAAGTCGGAGGATCACTACCTGGATCTGGTCATCCGCACCGGCCGGGACACCGAACTCCTCGACGTCGACGAACTGATGGAGGCGCACCGCACCGGCCTGCTCGACGCCGCGACGGCCGAGCAGGCGATCCTCACCGCCACCACGGCGATCGACGGAATCGCCGCACACGGCCACGACCTCGGCGGATGGCTGGCCTCGATCGGCATGCCGATCGACTGGCGGTGA
- the uvrB gene encoding excinuclease ABC subunit UvrB, producing MAFASEHPVVAHSEFRPIGEIERSEARFEVVSDHKPAGDQPTAIADLERRINAGEKDVVLLGATGTGKSATTAWLIEKVQRPTLVMAPNKTLAAQLANELRDMLPNNSVEYFVSYYDYYQPEAYIAQTDTYIEKDSSINDDVERLRHSATSSLLSRRDVVVVASVSCIYGLGTPQSYLDRSVQLEVGVEVPRDALLRLLVDVQYTRNDLAFTRGSFRVRGDTVEIIPSYEELAVRIEFFGDEIEALYYLHPLTGDVVRKVDSVRIFPATHYVAGPERMERAVKDIEAELEERLADLENKGKLLEAQRLRMRTQYDLEMIKQVGFCSGIENYSRHIDGRGPGTAPATLIDYFPEDFLLVIDESHVTVPQIGAMYEGDMSRKRNLVEFGFRLPSATDNRPLTWEEFTQRIGQTVYLSATPGKYELGQAGGEFVEQVIRPTGLVDPEVVVKPTKGQIDDLVHEIRERADRDERVLVTTLTKKMAEDLTDYLLELGIRVRYLHSDIDTLRRVELLRQLRLGEYDVLVGINLLREGLDLPEVSLVAILDADKEGFLRSSTSLIQTIGRAARNVSGQVHMYADKITDSMQHAIEETERRREKQIAYNEKMGVDPQPLRKKIADILDQVYEEAEDTASGVDVGGSGRNATRGRRAQGEAGRSVSAGVYEGRDTKSMPRAELADLVKELTDQMMNAARDLQFELAGRLRDEIADLKKELRGMDAAGLK from the coding sequence ATGGCGTTTGCATCCGAGCACCCCGTGGTGGCACATTCCGAGTTCCGTCCCATCGGGGAGATCGAGCGGTCGGAGGCGCGTTTCGAGGTCGTCAGCGACCACAAACCGGCCGGCGACCAGCCGACTGCGATCGCGGATCTGGAACGGCGCATCAACGCGGGTGAGAAAGACGTGGTCCTGCTCGGCGCCACCGGTACGGGTAAGTCGGCGACCACGGCGTGGCTGATCGAGAAGGTGCAGCGACCCACGCTGGTGATGGCGCCCAACAAGACGCTCGCCGCGCAGTTGGCCAACGAGTTGCGCGACATGCTGCCGAACAACTCCGTCGAGTATTTCGTCTCGTACTACGACTACTACCAGCCCGAGGCGTACATCGCGCAGACCGACACCTACATCGAGAAGGACTCGTCGATCAACGACGACGTCGAGCGTTTGCGGCACTCCGCGACGTCGAGCCTGCTCTCGCGGCGGGACGTGGTCGTGGTGGCGTCCGTGTCGTGCATCTACGGCCTCGGCACTCCGCAGTCCTACCTCGACCGCTCGGTGCAGCTCGAGGTCGGTGTGGAGGTGCCGCGCGACGCCCTCCTGAGGTTGCTGGTCGACGTGCAGTACACCCGCAACGACCTGGCGTTCACCCGCGGGTCCTTCCGGGTGCGCGGCGACACGGTCGAGATCATTCCCTCGTACGAGGAACTGGCGGTGCGAATCGAGTTCTTCGGCGACGAGATCGAGGCTCTCTACTACCTGCACCCACTCACCGGGGACGTCGTGCGGAAGGTCGACTCGGTGCGCATCTTCCCGGCCACGCACTACGTCGCCGGTCCGGAGCGGATGGAACGTGCCGTCAAAGACATCGAAGCCGAACTCGAGGAGCGGCTCGCCGACCTCGAGAACAAGGGCAAGCTGCTCGAGGCGCAGCGGCTCCGGATGCGCACCCAGTACGACCTCGAGATGATCAAACAGGTCGGGTTCTGCTCCGGCATCGAGAACTACTCGCGGCACATCGACGGTCGTGGACCGGGCACGGCGCCCGCAACGCTGATCGACTACTTCCCGGAGGATTTCCTCCTCGTCATCGACGAGTCGCACGTGACGGTCCCGCAGATCGGTGCGATGTACGAGGGCGACATGTCGCGCAAGCGGAACCTGGTCGAGTTCGGTTTCCGGTTGCCGTCCGCCACCGACAACCGCCCGCTGACGTGGGAGGAGTTCACCCAGCGCATCGGGCAGACGGTGTATCTGTCGGCCACACCCGGCAAGTACGAGCTGGGGCAGGCCGGCGGCGAGTTCGTCGAGCAGGTCATCCGCCCGACCGGGCTCGTCGATCCCGAGGTGGTCGTCAAACCGACCAAGGGACAGATCGACGACCTGGTGCACGAGATCCGTGAACGCGCGGACCGCGACGAGCGTGTTCTCGTCACCACGTTGACGAAGAAGATGGCGGAAGACCTCACCGACTACCTCCTCGAGCTCGGTATCCGGGTGCGATACCTGCACTCGGACATCGACACGTTGCGGCGCGTCGAGCTGCTCCGGCAGCTGCGGCTGGGGGAGTACGACGTTCTGGTGGGTATCAACCTGCTGCGGGAGGGCCTCGACCTACCCGAGGTCTCGCTGGTGGCCATCCTCGACGCCGACAAGGAGGGCTTCCTCCGGAGTTCGACGAGCCTCATCCAGACGATCGGCCGTGCGGCTCGAAACGTCTCCGGTCAGGTGCACATGTACGCCGACAAGATCACCGACTCGATGCAGCACGCGATCGAGGAGACCGAGCGGCGTCGTGAGAAGCAGATCGCCTACAACGAGAAGATGGGTGTCGATCCGCAGCCGCTGCGGAAGAAGATCGCCGACATCCTCGACCAGGTCTACGAGGAAGCCGAGGACACCGCCAGTGGAGTCGACGTCGGCGGTTCCGGCCGCAACGCCACCCGTGGGCGTCGTGCGCAGGGCGAGGCGGGGCGGTCGGTCAGCGCCGGTGTGTACGAGGGCCGCGACACGAAGTCGATGCCGAGGGCGGAATTGGCCGACCTGGTCAAGGAATTGACCGATCAGATGATGAACGCCGCCCGTGATCTGCAGTTCGAACTCGCCGGGCGGCTGCGCGACGAGATCGCCGATCTGAAGAAGGAGTTGCGCGGCATGGATGCCGCGGGCCTGAAATAG
- the coaE gene encoding dephospho-CoA kinase — protein sequence MLRIGLTGGIGAGKSTVSKVLAELGAVIVDADLIAREVVEPGTQGLAALVDRFGEEILTADGALDRPALAARAFADEESRLALNSIVHPLVGARTTETIESAPEDAVLVQDIPLLVEGGMGAAFHLVVVVFVDAEDRVRRLVGSRGMSESDARARIAAQADDDQRRAAADVRLDNSGAPGALEPEVRALWAERLVPFESNIRTRTVVRVLPELASPNPQWPAQADRLIARLRLVCGDRAVRIDHIGSTAVEGLPAKDVIDVQVTVANLEVADELAESLAAAGFPRIEHITADDPKPAYQGGETDPALWGKRIHGGADPGRPVNIHLRVDGWPGQQFALVFRDWLRADTDARAEYLAVKEAAAEKAAGHADYQDAITAYVDAKTPWFDRAYHRAWQWAEQTGWSA from the coding sequence GTGTTGAGAATCGGCCTCACTGGAGGCATAGGAGCCGGTAAGTCCACCGTGTCGAAGGTCCTCGCCGAACTCGGGGCGGTGATCGTCGACGCCGATCTGATCGCGCGGGAGGTCGTCGAACCCGGAACGCAAGGCCTCGCTGCTCTCGTCGACCGGTTCGGCGAGGAGATCCTGACGGCGGACGGCGCGCTCGACCGGCCCGCCCTGGCAGCGCGCGCCTTCGCCGACGAAGAATCGCGGCTGGCGCTGAATTCAATCGTCCACCCGCTGGTCGGGGCGCGTACCACCGAGACGATCGAGTCGGCGCCGGAGGACGCGGTGCTCGTTCAGGACATTCCGTTGCTGGTCGAGGGTGGAATGGGGGCCGCGTTCCATCTGGTCGTCGTCGTGTTCGTCGATGCCGAGGACCGGGTGCGGCGGCTCGTCGGATCGCGGGGAATGTCCGAGTCCGACGCGCGTGCACGGATCGCCGCTCAGGCGGACGACGATCAGCGGCGGGCGGCGGCCGACGTTCGGCTCGACAACAGCGGCGCCCCGGGCGCGCTCGAGCCGGAGGTCCGGGCGTTGTGGGCCGAGCGTCTGGTGCCGTTCGAGTCCAACATCCGCACGCGGACCGTCGTGCGGGTGCTGCCCGAACTCGCCTCGCCGAATCCGCAGTGGCCGGCCCAGGCCGACCGGCTGATCGCCCGGTTGCGGCTGGTGTGCGGCGACCGTGCCGTCCGGATCGACCACATCGGGTCGACGGCCGTGGAGGGGCTGCCTGCCAAGGACGTCATCGACGTCCAGGTGACGGTGGCGAACCTCGAGGTCGCGGACGAACTCGCGGAATCACTCGCCGCCGCCGGGTTCCCCCGTATCGAGCACATCACCGCCGACGACCCGAAGCCCGCATACCAGGGCGGCGAGACCGATCCGGCGCTGTGGGGCAAACGAATCCACGGCGGCGCCGATCCGGGGCGGCCCGTGAACATCCACCTCCGGGTCGACGGGTGGCCCGGGCAGCAGTTCGCGCTCGTGTTCCGGGACTGGCTCCGCGCGGACACCGATGCGCGCGCCGAGTATCTCGCGGTCAAGGAGGCCGCGGCGGAGAAGGCGGCCGGTCACGCCGACTACCAGGACGCGATCACCGCCTACGTCGACGCGAAGACGCCGTGGTTCGACCGCGCGTATCACCGGGCGTGGCAGTGGGCCGAGCAGACCGGCTGGAGCGCATAG